Proteins from a single region of Antechinus flavipes isolate AdamAnt ecotype Samford, QLD, Australia chromosome 2, AdamAnt_v2, whole genome shotgun sequence:
- the LOC127547143 gene encoding pancreatic triacylglycerol lipase-like, producing MLLIWTISLLLGTVAGKEVCFPRLGCFTDDKPWSGIIERPLKLLPWSPEDINARFLLYTNENQDSYQEIVPEDLETIKSSNFNKDRKTRFIIHGFVDKGEEDWLSHMCKNLFQVEEVNCICIDWKKGARTEYTQASQNVRVVGAEIAYFVDVLKTEYGYSLDDVHIIGHSLGSHIAGEAGRRLNGLIGRITGLDPAEPCFEGTPEEVRLDASDAKFVDVIHTDASPVIPNMGFGTSQIVGHLDFFPNGGEHMPGCQKNALSQIVDINGIWEGTRDFVACNHLRSYKYYADSILNPNGFSGYPCASYKAFEANKCFPCPSGGCPQMGHYADKFAGKTKTQGQIFYLNTGDASNFARWRYKIAVTLSGAKVTGTIAVSLFGDDGNSRQYDIFKGTLRPGYTHSNEIDSDVYVGTLQKVKFLWGNKVINPTLPRVGASMITVETSDGQTFNFCSKETVREDILLTLNAC from the exons ATGCTGCTAATTTGGACAATCTCGCTGCTGTTGGGCACAGTTGCAG GAAAAGAAGTTTGCTTTCCAAGACTTGGATGCTTTACAGATGATAAACCATGGTCTGGCATTATAGAAAGACCCCTTAAATTGCTTCCCTGGTCTCCAGAAGATATCAATGCCCGATTTCTTCTATATACCAATGAAAACCAAGACAGCTATCAA GAAATTGTCCCGGAAGATTTGGAAACTATCAAAAGTTCTAATTTCAACAAGGATAGAAAAACTCGATTTATTATTCATGGATTTGTAGATAAAGGTGAAGAAGACTGGTTGTCACATATGTGCAAG AATTTATTTCAAGTGGAAGAGGTAAACTGCATTTGTATCGACTGGAAAAAGGGGGCACGAACTGAATATACTCAAGCCTCACAAAATGTCCGAGTGGTGGGGGCTGAAATAGCTTATTTTGTGGATGTCCTTAAG ACTGAGTATGGATATTCTCTTGATGATGTCCACATCATTGGCCACAGTCTGGGATCCCACATTGCTGGCGAGGCTGGGAGAAGGTTAAATGGTCTCATTGGACGAATCACTG GGCTGGATCCTGCTGAGCCTTGCTTTGAAGGGACCCCAGAAGAAGTCCGATTGGATGCCAGTGATGCTAAGTTTGTTGATGTCATTCACACAGATGCTAGTCCTGTCATCCCTAACATGG GTTTTGGAACAAGTCAAATTGTGGGACACCTTGATTTCTTCCCCAATGGAGGAGAACACATGCCTGGATGTCAGAAGAATGCCCTTTCACAGATTGTAGACATAAATGGAATCTGGGAAG GAACTCGTGATTTTGTGGCATGTAATCACTTGAGAAGTTACAAGTATTATGCAGATAGCATCCTTAACCCAAATGGATTTTCTGGATACCCTTGTGCTTCCTACAAAGCTTTTGAGGCA aataaGTGCTTCCCTTGTCCATCTGGAGGATGTCCACAGATGGGCCATTATGCTGACAAATTTGCTGGTAAAACAAAGACACAGGGACAGATCTTTTATCTCAATACTGGAGATGCCAGTAATTTTGCAC GTTGGAGATATAAGATAGCTGTCACATTGTCTGGAGCCAAGGTTACTGGAACAATAGCAGTTTCTTTGTTTGGAGATGATGGAAACAGCAGGCAATATGATATTTTCAA GGGAACCCTAAGACCAGGTTACACACATTCTAATGAGATTGATTCAGATGTCTATGTTGGAACACTTCAAAAAGTTAAATTTCTTTGGGGCAACAAAGTGATCAATCCAACTCTGCCCAGAGTAGGAGCATCAATGATCACTGTAGAAACTTCAGATGGACAGAC GTTCAACTTCTGTAGCAAAGAAACTGTAAGAGAAGATATTCTGCTAACTCTCAATGCTTGTTAA